The Phycisphaeraceae bacterium genome has a segment encoding these proteins:
- the flgN gene encoding flagellar export chaperone FlgN, which translates to MPETHSETAATIARILADLIAEHETLLQAARAHRAALARADRAAIAEAIRAQADSIERIRDLDTLRRNTFGQTISVLDLAATLPDAPRRRVLELAARLREIIQSVRDEQNIVAIASQSLLAHMEGMLQQVAARLNHAGTYGRLGRVDACSTVVSGIDLTR; encoded by the coding sequence ATGCCTGAAACTCATTCCGAAACAGCCGCAACCATCGCTCGCATCCTCGCCGATCTCATCGCCGAGCACGAGACCCTTCTCCAGGCCGCTCGCGCTCATCGCGCAGCACTCGCCCGCGCCGATCGCGCAGCAATTGCCGAGGCCATCCGCGCACAAGCCGACTCCATCGAGCGCATCCGCGATCTCGACACGCTCCGCCGCAATACCTTCGGCCAGACCATCTCCGTTCTCGATCTCGCTGCCACGCTCCCCGATGCCCCGCGCCGCCGCGTGCTCGAACTCGCCGCACGTCTACGCGAAATCATTCAGAGCGTCCGCGATGAGCAAAACATTGTGGCCATCGCAAGCCAGTCCCTCCTCGCGCACATGGAAGGCATGCTCCAGCAAGTCGCCGCACGCCTCAACCACGCCGGAACCTATGGCCGCCTCGGTCGCGTTGATGCATGCTCCACAGTTGTCTCGGGCATCGATCTCACAAGGTAA